Proteins encoded in a region of the Sparus aurata chromosome 6, fSpaAur1.1, whole genome shotgun sequence genome:
- the myh7ba gene encoding myosin, heavy chain 7B, cardiac muscle, beta a isoform X1, whose translation MSRYDMKEFGEAAPFLRKTDLELLAAQTIAFDGKKRAWVPDEKEAYIEIEIKETSGDKVTVETKDGRTLTVKDGDIQQMNPPKYDLIEDMAMLTHLNEASVLFNLRRRYAAWMIYTYSGLFCVTVNPYKWLPVYTAPVVAAYKGKRRSEAPPHIYSIADNAYNDMLRNRENQSMLITGESGAGKTVNTKRVIQYFAIVAALGDNPAKKGQGPATKTGGTLEDQIIEANPAMEAFGNAKTLRNDNSSRFGKFIRIHFGPTGKLASADIDIYLLEKSRVIFQQPGERSYHIYYQIMSQKKPELLDMLLVSSNPYDYHFCSQGVTTVENMDDGQELMATDHAMDILGFLPDEKYGCYKIVGAIMHFGNMKFKQKQREEQAEADGTESADKASYLMGVSSADLIKGLLHPRVKVGNEYVVKGQNVEQVNYAVGALAKATYDRMFKWLVGRINRTLYTSLPRQYFIGVLDIAGFEIFELNSFEQLCINFTNEKLQQFFNHHMFILEQEEYKREGIEWTFIDFGLDLQACIDLIEKPMGIMSILEEECMFPKATDNSFKAKMYDNHIGKSPNFLKPRPDKKRKYEAHFELVHYAGVVPYNIFGWLDKNKDPLNETVVACFQKSSNKLLACLYENYVSSDSVSDPKTGLKEKRRKAASFQTVSQLHKENLNKLMTNLRSTQPHFVRCIIPNETKTPGIMDPFMVLHQLRCNGVLEGIRICRKGFPNRILYAEFKQRYRILNPHAIPDDKFVDSRKAAEKLLASLDVDHNQYRFGHTKVFFKAGLLGHLEELRDERLAKVLTLLQAVARGKIMRLELQRMMERREALMIIQYNIRAFNAVKHWPWMKLFFKIKPLLRSATTEKELAALKEELAKLKEALEKSEAKRKELEERQVSLIQEKNDLSLQLQAEQDNLADAEDRCDLLIKTKIQLEAKVKEILERLEDEEEMSSNVLAKKRKLEDECAELKKDIDDLEITLAKVEKEKHAIENKVKNLIEEMSVLDETIVKLTKERKALQEAHQQTLDDLQAEEDKVNTLTKAKAKLEQQVDDLEGSLEQEKKLRMDLERVKRKLEGDLKLSLESVMDLENDKQQLEEKLKKKDFEMNEMGTRIEDEQALVNQLQKKMKELQARTEELEEELDADRALRAKVEKQRSDVARELEELSERLEEAGGATSAQIEMNKKRESEYLKLRRDLEEAMLHHEATTTALRKKHADSVAELSEQIDSLQRVKQKLEKERSEAKMEVDDLASTVEQLSKGKATSEKMCRLYEDQMNEAKAKVDELQRQLNETNTQRARVQAESGEVSRKLEEREAMVSQLQRAKNSFSQNVEELKKQLEEENKSKSALAHALQSSRHDCDLLREQYDEEQEAKAELQRALSKANAEVAQWRTKYETDAIQRTEELEEAKKKLVTRLQEAEETVEASNAKCSSLEKTKHRLQTEIEDLVIDLERANAAAAALDKKQRNFDKVLAEWRQKYEECQSELETSQKESRGLSTDLFKLKNSYEEALDHLETLKRENKNLQEEIADLSDQISQGAKTIHELEKMKKGLDMEKSEIQAALEEAEGALEHEESKTLRIQLELNQMKADVDRKLAEKDEEIDNLRRSHQRTLESMQTTLDAEAKSRNEALRLKKKMEGDLNEMEVQLSHANRQASESQKLLRNLQIQIKDIQLELDDTAHQNEELKEQAAMMERRNTLLAAEVEELRALLEQNDRARKLAEHELLEATERVNLLHSQNTGLINQKKKLESDLSMLSSEVDDAVQECHNAEEKAKKAITDAAMMAEELKKEQDTSSHLERMKKNMEQTIKDLQMRLDEAEQIALKGGKKQVQKLEARVKELENELESEQKKSQEYQKGVRKYERRIKELSYQAEEDRKNLARLQDLIDKLQAKVKSYKRQAEEAEEQANSNLSKYRKLQHELEDAEERADMAETQVDKLRVRTRDQGSKVSKLNT comes from the exons ATGTCGCGGTATGACATGAAGGAGTTCGGAGAGGCTGCACCGTTTTTACGCAAAACTGACCTGGAGCTGCTGGCGGCGCAGACCATCGCTTTTGACG GTAAGAAGCGAGCCTGGGTCCCTGATGAAAAAGAGGCGTACATCGAGATCGAGATCAAGGAGACCAGCGGTGACAAAGTCACTGTTGAAACCAAAGATGGGAGG ACTCTGACCGTGAAGGACGGGGACATCCAGCAGATGAACCCTCCTAAGTATGACTTGATTGAAGACATGGCCATGCTGACGCACCTCAACGAGGCCTCTGTGCTGTTCAACCTGCGTAGACGCTACGCTGCGTGGATGATCTAT ACCTACTCCGGGCTCTTCTGTGTGACGGTGAATCCGTACAAATGGCTGCCCGTCTACACGGCCCCTGTGGTCGCCGCCTACAAGGGCAAACGCCGCTCTGAGGCGCCTCCGCACATCTACTCCATCGCAGACAACGCATATAACGACATGCTGCGCA ATCGTGAGAACCAGTCCATGCTCATCAC CGGAGAATCCGGTGCTGGCAAAACTGTCAACACGAAACGTGTCATTCAGTATTTTGCCATTGTGGCAGCTCTTGGGGACAACCCTGCCAAAAAAGGA CAAGGCCCTGCCACTAAAACAGGG GGGACTCTGGAGGATCAGATCATCGAGGCGAACCCGGCCATGGAGGCGTTTGGTAACGCCAAGACGCTTAGGAATGACAACTCATCCCGTTTT gGCAAGTTCATCAGGATCCACTTTGGACCGACTGGCAAGCTAGCCTCAGCTGACATTGATATAT ATCTTCTGGAAAAATCCAGAGTGATATTTCAGCAGCCCGGTGAGAGGAGCTACCACATCTACTACCAGATCATGTCGCAGAAGAAACCAGAACTGCTCG ACATGCTGCTGGTGTCCTCCAACCCGTACGACTACCACTTCTGCTCTCAGGGCGTGACCACTGTGGAGAACATGGATGACGGACAGGAGCTGATGGCCACTGAT CATGCCATGGACATCCTCGGCTTCCTGCCCGATGAGAAGTATGGCTGCTATAAAATAGTCGGGGCCATCATGCACTTTGGCAACATGAAGTTCAAGCAGAAGCAGCGCGAGGAACAGGCGGAGGCCGACGGCACTGAAA GTGCAGACAAGGCCTCATACCTGATGGGGGTCAGCTCAGCAGACCTCATAAAGGGCCTCCTCCACCCGCGGGTGAAAGTGGGGAATGAGTACGTGGTGAAGGGACAGAATGTCGAACAG GTAAACTATGCCGTCGGTGCTCTGGCCAAAGCCACATATGACCGCATGTTCAAATGGCTCGTGGGTCGGATCAACCGGACCCTGTACACCTCCCTGCCTCGCCAGTACTTCATAGGAGTCCTCGACATCGCCGGGTTTGAGATCTTTGAA CTCAACAGCTTCGAGCAGCTGTGCATCAACTTCACAAacgagaagctgcagcagttctTCAACCACCACATGTTCATcctggagcaggaggagtacAAGAGGGAGGGCATCGAGTGGACCTTCATTGACTTCGGCCTGGACCTCCAAGCTTGCATTGATCTAATCGAAAAG CCGATGGGCATCATGTCCATCCTTGAAGAGGAGTGCATGTTCCCAAAGGCCACAGACAACAGCTTTAAAGCTAAGATGTATGACAATCACATCGGGAAGTCGCCTAATTTCCTCAAGCCGCGGCCAGACAAGAAGCGCAAGTACGAAGCCCACTTTGAGCTGGTGCACTATGCCGGGGTG GTACCGTACAACATCTTTGGCTGgctggacaaaaacaaagaccCGCTGAACGAGACGGTGGTGGCGTGTTTCCAGAAGTCGTCCAACAAGCTGCTAGCTTGTCTGTACGAGAATTACGTCAGCTCAGACTCAG TGTCCGACCCAAAGACTGGCCTCaaggaaaagaggaggaaggcAGCCTCGTTCCAGACCGTGTCTCAGCTTCACAAG GAGAATCTGAATAAGCTGATGACCAACCTGCGCAGCACCCAGCCTCACTTTGTCCGCTGCATCATCCCTAATGAGACCAAGACTCCAG GGATCATGGATCCATTCATGGTGCTGCACCAGCTGCGCTGTAACGGTGTGCTAGAAGGCATCCGGATCTGCAGGAAGGGATTCCCCAACCGCATCCTCTACGCAGAATTCAAACAGCG cTACCGCATCCTGAACCCCCATGCCATCCCAGATGATAAGTTTGTGGACAGCAGGAAAGCTGCAGAGAAACTCTTGGCCTCCCTGGACGTCGACCACAACCAGTATAGGTTCGGACACACAAAG GTGTTCTTCAAGGCGGGCCTGCTGGGTCACCTCGAGGAGCTGAGGGACGAGCGCTTAGCCAAAGTGCTGACGCTGCTGCAGGCCGTCGCTCGTGGCAAAATCATGAGgctggagctgcagaggatGATGGAAAGGAG GGAGGCTCTGATGATCATCCAGTACAACATCCGTGCCTTCAACGCCGTCAAGCACTGGCCCTGGATGAAGCTCTTCTTTAAAATCAAGCCTCTACTGAGGAGCGCCACCACGGAGAAAGAGCTGGCTGCTCTGAAGGAGGAGCTGGCAAAACTGAAGGAGGCCCTCGAGAAATCTGAGGCCAAGCGcaaagagctggaggagaggcaGGTCAGCCTGATCCAAGAGAAGAATGACCTCTCTCTGCAGTTGCAGGCG GAGCAGGACAATCTGGCCGATGCAGAGGACCGGTGTGACCTGCTCATCAAAACTAAGATCCAGCTGGAGGCCAAAGTAAAAGAAATCTtggagaggctggaggacgaggaggagatgAGCTCTAATGTGCTCGCCAAGAAGCGCAAGCTGGAGGACGAGTGcgctgagctgaagaaagaCATCGACGATCTGGAGATAACTCTGGCCAAAGTGGAAAAGGAGAAACatgccattgagaacaag GTGAAGAACCTGATTGAAGAAATGTCAGTTCTGGATGAGACAATAGTGAAGCTGACCAAAGAGAGGAAGGCTCTCCAGGAGGCTCATCAGCAGACTCTGGACGACCTGCAGGCAGAGGAAGACAAAGTCAATACTCTGACCAAAGCCAAGGCAAAGCTGGAGCAACAAGTAGATGAT ctggagggATCACTGGAACAGGAGAAGAAGCTGCGTATGGACCTGGAACGGGTCAAACGCAAGCTGGAGGGAGATCTGAAACTCTCCCTGGAGTCTGTTATGGACTTGGAGAATGACAAGCAGCAACTGGAAGAGAAGCTGAAGAA AAAAgactttgaaatgaatgagATGGGCACACGGATCGAAGACGAGCAAGCCTTGGTCAATCAGCTCcagaagaagatgaaggagcTACAG GCTCGtacagaggagctggaggaggagctggatgCCGACCGTGCCTTAAGGGCCAAGGTGGAGAAGCAGCGCAGCGATGTGGCTCGTGAGCTCGAAGAGCTGAGCGAGCGCCTGGAGGAGGCTGGCGGGGCCACCTCAGCCCAGATCGAGATGAACAAGAAGAGAGAGTCAGAATACCTGAAGCTGCGGAGAGACCTGGAGGAAGCCATGCTGCACCACGAGGCCACCACGACGGCCTTGCGGAAGAAGCATGCTGACAGCGTTGCGGAGCTCAGCGAGCAGATCGACAGCCTGCAGCGAGTCAagcagaagctggagaaggagaggagcgAGGCCAAGATGGAGGTGGACGATCTGGCCTCGACTGTGGAACAGCTCTCCAAGGGCAAG GCCACTTCAGAGAAGATGTGTCGTCTCTATGAAGACCAAATGAACGAGGCTAAAGCCAAGGTGGACGAGCTCCAGAGGCAGCTCAACGAAACCAACACCCAACGGGCCCGCGTTCAGGCTGAGAGTG GTGAAGTGAGCAGGAAGCTTGAAGAGCGGGAAGCCATGGTCTCCCAGCTCCAGCGTGCCAAGAACTCCTTCAGCCAGAATGTCGAGGAGCTCAAgaaacagctggaggaggagaataAG TCTAAGAGCGCCCTGGCCCACGCGCTGCAGTCATCTCGACATGACTGTGATCTCCTGAGGGAGCAGTACGATGAGGAGCAGGAAGCCAAGGCTGAGCTGCAGAGAGCTTTGTCCAAGGCCAACGCCGAGGTGGCTCAGTGGAGGACAAAGTACGAGACTGACGCCATCCAGAGGAccgaggagctggaggaagccAA GAAGAAGCTGGTCACACGTCTGCAGGAGGCTGAAGAGACGGTGGAGGCTTCCAATGCCAAGTGTTCCTCCCTGGAGAAGACTAAACATCGACTCCAGACAGAGATCGAGGACCTGGTCATTGACCTGGAGCGCGCCaatgctgcagctgctgccctCGACAAGAAGCAACGCAACTTTGACAAG GTGCTGGCTGAGTGGAGACAGAAGTATGAAGAGTGTCAGTCAGAGCTGGAGACCTCTCAAAAAGAGTCTCGTGGCCTGAGCACCGACCTCTTCAAACTGAAGAACTCCTACGAGGAGGCTCTGGATCATCTGGAGACCCTCAAGAGGGAGAACAAGAACCTCCAAG AGGAGATCGCTGACCTGTCAGATCAAATCAGCCAGGGAGCGAAAACCATTCACGAGCTGGAGAAAATGAAGAAGGGTCTGGACATGGAGAAGAGTGAGATTCAAGCTGCCCTGGAGGAAGCTGAA GGCGCTCTGGAGCATGAAGAAAGCAAAACTCTCCGCATCCAGCTGGAGCTTAACCAGATGAAGGCGGACGTTGACAGGAAGCTGGCTGAGAAGGATGAGGAAATCGACAACCTTCG CCGTAGCCACCAGAGAACGCTGGAGTCCATGCAGACCACCTTGGATGCCGAGGCCAAGTCTCGCAACGAGGCATTGCgcctgaagaagaagatggagggtGACCTGAATGAGATGGAGGTGCAGCTGAGCCATGCCAACAGGCAGGCCTCAGAGTCCCAGAAACTCCTGAGAAACCTGCAGATTCAGATCAAG GACATTCAGTTGGAGCTAGACGACACTGCTCACCAGAacgaggagctgaaggagcaggCGGCAATGATGGAGCGCCGGAACACCCTGCTGgctgcagaggtggaggagctcaggGCACTGCTGGAGCAGAATGACCGTGCACGCAAGCTAGCTGAGCATGAGCTGCTGGAGGCCACCGAGAGAGTCAACCTGTTGCACTCTCAG AACACTGGATTGATCaaccagaagaagaagctggagaGTGATCTGTCCATGCTGTCAAGTGAGGTGGACGATGCCGTGCAGGAGTGCCACAATGCAGAAGAGAAGGCCAAAAAGGCCATCACTGAT GCAGCCATgatggcagaggagctgaagaaagAGCAGGACACCAGCTCCCATctggagaggatgaagaagaataTGGAGCAGACCATAAAGGATCTGCAGATGCGTCTGGACGAGGCTGAGCAGATTGCCCTCAAGGGCGGCAAGAAGCAGGTCCAGAAGCTGGAGGCCAGG GTCAAAGAACTGGAGAATGAACTGGAGTCTGAACAAAAGAAGAGCCAAGAGTATCAGAAGGGAGTACGCAAGTACGAGAGGAGAATCAAAGAGCTCTCCTACCAG GCTGAGGAAGATAGGAAGAATCTGGCCCGGCTGCAGGACCTCATCGACAAGCTGCAGGCCAAAGTGAAGAGTTACAAGAGACAGGCGGAAGAGGCG gaggagcaggccaACTCCAACCTGTCCAAGTACAGGAAGCTCCAGCATGAGCTGGAGGAtgcagaggagagagctgaCATGGCCGAAACTCAGGTCGACAAGCTCCGGGTTCGCACCCGTGACCAAGGCAGCAAGGTTAGTAAACTAAATACATAA